One Arthrobacter sp. B3I4 genomic window, CACCGATCTGAAGATCGCCTCGGCGGTATATGCCTTCACCGGCGTGCTGCTCTTTGGTGTCAGCGCCGTCTACCACCGGGGCAACTGGTCCCCAGGGGTGAAGATGGTGCTCAAGCGGCTGGACCACACCAACATCATGCTGGTGATCGCCGGCAGCTACACTCCGCTGGCCTGGGCTCTCCTGGAGCGGCCCACCGCGGTGTTCCTGTTATGGCTGATCTGGTCCGGCGCGGTGCTAGGCGTGCTCTTCCGGCTGTTCTGGACGCACGCCCCGCGCTGGCTCTACGTGCCGATCTACATCGCGCTCGGTTGCGGCGCCCTGTTCTACCTGCCGGATTTCTTCGCCGCGAGTGTGCCCTCCGCGGTCCTCATCTGCGTCGGCGGGGCTCTCTACATTGCCGGGGCCGTCTTCTACGCGCTGAAGAAGCCGAACTTCAGCTACCAGCATTTCGGCTTCCACGAGCTGTTCCACGCCTTCACGGTCTTCGCCTTCGCCGCGCACTACGTCGCGATCGCGATCGCCGTCCTGGGCTGACCGGCTCCGCTCAGCGGGGCCTGCCGGCGGCAATCAGCTCCGGAAGCTCCCGCATGTCGAAGAAAACAGTGGTGCCGGGTCCGGCGAGCCGTTCCGCCGGCGTGACCCCGCCGGCGTAGGCGAACGCATGCATCCCGGCAGCCCGCGCGGCCTGCACCCCATACGCGCTGTCCTCGACGACGGCGCAGCGGCCCGGGTCGGTTCGCAGCGTTCCGGCCGCGTGCAGGAACAGATCCGGCGCGGGCTTGCCGCGGGCCACTTCGGTGGCGCTGAAGATGCGGCCGGCGAAGCGGTGGAACAGGCCGGTCTGGCCCAGGGTCCGCTGCATTTTCTCGTGGCTGCCGCTGGAGGCCACGCAGTGCGGCAGACCCAGCCGGTCCAGGGCCTCTTCCACGCCGTCCACCGCGGTGAGCCCGCGCTCGAAGGCGTCGCGGTACCACGGTTCGTAGCGGCGGTCCCAGCCTTCGGCCAGTTCGATGCCCAGCTGGTGTTCCACCGCTGCGATGAAGTTTGCCTCGCTCCGGCCGACGAAACGCTGCACGATTTCCTCAAGTTCCAGCTCCCAGCCGAGATCGGCGAGCACCCGCTGGTCCACCCGGACGGAGATTTTCTCGGAATCGACGAGCACGCCGTCGCAGTCGAAGAGCACCAGTTCAAACGGTTCCGGGGCGGCCGGGGCAGAAGTCATTCCGCCATGCTAGCCAGTTGCTCCCGCAGTTGGGCAACGGTACGCACCGGGAGCCTGCAGACCATACCGCGGCACAGGTAGGCCGTCGGCTCCGCGTCCGCCGCTGTCCGGCCGCGCAGCAGCGGGACGACAGCGCTGGCGGACCCAGTGGCTTCCGCGCCGGGCTCCGCGGCCGTGTCCTGCACGGCAATGACGAGCCCGGGGCTCGGTGTGAGCAGCAGCGCGCGGTGCAGGGCCGCCCGTTCCGGCGTAGCTGCTCCGGCGACGGCGGCCTCCAGCGGACCGGCCAGCGCCGCCTGCGCGGTGGCCAGCAGCCAGCCGGCCGCCCGGGGTGCGCGGACCGCCAGCGGCGGCAGCAGGGCCAGGATGTTAGCCGCCATGGCGCGGTGTTCGGCCGACCCGGAGAGGGCGGAGTAGCTCAGCAGCACGCCGGCAAAAGCGGCAGCACCGCTGGGGGTGGCGTCATCGTAGGGGTCCGTCCCGGCGCGCCGGCCCTGGGCATTGAACACCTGGGATGATTCCCCGGCTGTGTCGCGGAGAGTGCCGTCGCCGGCGAACCGCTTGCACGCGGCGGCGAGCAGCGCCTCAGCGAAGGCATACCAGCGGCTCCTCCCGGTGGCGGCGTAGAGCGCGAACAAGCCCTCGGCGCAGAAGGCGTAGTCCTCCAGCAGGCCGCCGATCCCGCGGGCCTGCCCGGCGTGGGAGACCCGCACCAGCAGGCCCGGTTCCTGGCCCTGTCCGGGGTTCCAGTGGACGCGTTCCAGATACCCGGCGATCCGTTCGGCGGCGTCGAG contains:
- a CDS encoding HAD family phosphatase encodes the protein MTSAPAAPEPFELVLFDCDGVLVDSEKISVRVDQRVLADLGWELELEEIVQRFVGRSEANFIAAVEHQLGIELAEGWDRRYEPWYRDAFERGLTAVDGVEEALDRLGLPHCVASSGSHEKMQRTLGQTGLFHRFAGRIFSATEVARGKPAPDLFLHAAGTLRTDPGRCAVVEDSAYGVQAARAAGMHAFAYAGGVTPAERLAGPGTTVFFDMRELPELIAAGRPR
- a CDS encoding hemolysin III family protein, which produces MAELLTIKPKWRGWIHTVTAPLALVSGLVLVVLAPSTDLKIASAVYAFTGVLLFGVSAVYHRGNWSPGVKMVLKRLDHTNIMLVIAGSYTPLAWALLERPTAVFLLWLIWSGAVLGVLFRLFWTHAPRWLYVPIYIALGCGALFYLPDFFAASVPSAVLICVGGALYIAGAVFYALKKPNFSYQHFGFHELFHAFTVFAFAAHYVAIAIAVLG